One window from the genome of Acidobacteriota bacterium encodes:
- a CDS encoding response regulator: MARATTVRREPVRRRAPLDSSVLPSGLRSVSASSTTRKCNSEAARPPGRRARFLVGVLLGSDRRGIGTWRSHAASLAMGGRRKCDPSGSTRGRMELQGSTGARMSREEHYLKQELYELVRSDPAIFEFLQAGSLDGIWYWDVERQDQEWMSPRFKELFGYRDDEIPNTSEWWQANIFPEDRDVALDNFAKHLADPHHPYDQIVRYRHRDGSTVWVRCRGLAVRNERGEPIRLLGCHTDVTALKRAEEDLQRQAAELRDARDAAERANRAKSTFLANVSHEIRTPLNAVIGTAELLADTGLTPEQHDHLAAVRESAEALLDIINDILDYSKIEAGRLQSEQQPFQLRKRLDNLVMSLAPRLHDKPVTLSTDVADDAPDTLVGDARLLRQVLANLLSNAIKFTARGTIELRVRAEELTGDTVTLRFEVADTGIGIPADKQRVIFEEFVQADASTTRRYGGTGLGLAIASRLVDALDGRIGLVSEPGTGSTFHFTARFGRAAAEAVEATGDRGPIVELRPLRVLLVEDSVANQRVATGMLEKAKHTVRVAADGAAAVEACGAERFDVVLMDLQMPRMDGYDATRAIRRRERELGLARTPIVALTARASMGNEALCLSAGFDGYLPKPYRSRELLDAIAAQVGGTEPTAAPTPPAGGPTPGARLDWDAALAALDGDPELLATVVEGFLGQHPALVAELREALGTGDLAVVKRVAHTVGGSLRLFHDARVVALAHDLEERCHGGTPDQVAAAWRTLEPELATVVIELRDRVGNQA, translated from the coding sequence ATGGCGAGGGCGACAACTGTGCGCAGGGAACCGGTCCGGCGACGGGCTCCGCTCGACTCCAGCGTCCTGCCCTCCGGCTTGCGCAGCGTGTCCGCAAGCTCCACTACTCGGAAGTGTAACTCTGAAGCAGCCCGCCCGCCGGGCCGCCGAGCTCGCTTCCTCGTTGGCGTCCTGCTCGGCAGCGACAGGCGTGGGATCGGAACGTGGCGGTCGCACGCAGCTTCGCTGGCGATGGGGGGCAGGCGAAAATGCGATCCATCGGGCAGCACGCGCGGTAGGATGGAACTGCAAGGCAGCACAGGAGCTCGCATGAGCCGCGAAGAGCACTATCTCAAGCAGGAGCTCTACGAGCTGGTCCGCAGCGATCCGGCGATCTTCGAGTTCCTGCAGGCCGGCTCGCTCGACGGCATCTGGTACTGGGACGTCGAGCGGCAGGACCAGGAATGGATGAGCCCCCGGTTCAAGGAGCTCTTCGGCTACCGCGACGACGAGATCCCCAACACGTCCGAGTGGTGGCAGGCCAACATCTTCCCCGAGGACCGCGACGTCGCCCTCGACAACTTCGCGAAGCACCTCGCCGACCCGCACCACCCGTACGACCAGATCGTGCGCTACCGCCACCGCGACGGCAGCACCGTATGGGTGCGCTGCCGCGGGCTCGCGGTCCGCAACGAGCGCGGCGAGCCCATCCGCCTGCTGGGCTGCCACACCGACGTCACGGCCCTCAAGCGCGCGGAGGAGGACCTGCAACGCCAGGCGGCCGAGCTGCGGGACGCCCGGGACGCCGCCGAACGCGCCAACCGGGCCAAGAGCACCTTCCTGGCCAACGTCAGCCACGAGATTCGTACGCCGCTCAACGCCGTGATCGGCACGGCGGAGCTGCTCGCCGACACCGGCCTGACGCCTGAGCAGCACGACCACCTGGCCGCCGTCCGCGAATCGGCCGAGGCGCTGCTGGACATCATCAACGACATCCTCGACTACTCGAAGATCGAGGCGGGCAGGCTGCAGAGCGAGCAGCAGCCGTTCCAACTGCGCAAGCGGCTGGACAACCTGGTGATGTCGCTCGCGCCCCGTCTCCACGACAAGCCCGTCACGCTGTCGACCGACGTCGCCGACGACGCGCCGGACACGCTCGTCGGCGATGCCCGCCTGCTGCGGCAGGTGCTGGCCAACCTCCTTTCGAACGCGATCAAGTTCACGGCGCGAGGCACGATCGAGCTGCGGGTGCGGGCCGAGGAGCTGACCGGCGACACGGTGACGCTGCGGTTCGAGGTCGCCGACACCGGCATCGGCATTCCGGCGGACAAGCAGCGGGTAATCTTCGAGGAGTTCGTGCAGGCCGACGCCTCGACGACGCGGCGCTACGGCGGCACCGGGCTGGGGCTGGCGATTGCCTCCCGGCTGGTGGACGCGCTGGACGGCCGGATCGGTCTGGTGAGCGAACCCGGAACGGGCAGCACGTTCCACTTCACGGCGCGGTTCGGACGCGCCGCGGCGGAAGCCGTCGAGGCGACGGGCGACCGCGGGCCGATCGTCGAGCTGCGACCGCTCCGCGTGCTCCTGGTCGAGGACAGCGTCGCCAACCAGCGCGTGGCCACGGGTATGCTGGAGAAGGCGAAGCACACCGTCCGTGTCGCGGCCGACGGGGCGGCGGCGGTGGAGGCGTGCGGTGCGGAGCGTTTCGACGTCGTGTTGATGGATCTCCAGATGCCGCGGATGGACGGCTACGACGCGACCCGCGCCATCCGGCGGCGGGAGCGGGAACTGGGTCTCGCCAGGACGCCGATCGTGGCCCTGACCGCGCGCGCGTCGATGGGCAACGAAGCGCTGTGCCTGTCCGCCGGCTTCGACGGCTATCTGCCCAAGCCGTATCGTTCGCGAGAGCTGCTCGACGCGATCGCCGCGCAGGTCGGCGGGACGGAACCGACCGCGGCGCCCACGCCGCCGGCCGGCGGCCCGACGCCGGGTGCACGTCTCGACTGGGATGCCGCCCTGGCGGCCCTGGACGGCGACCCGGAGCTTCTGGCGACGGTGGTGGAGGGCTTTCTCGGCCAGCACCCGGCTCTGGTCGCCGAGTTGCGCGAGGCGCTCGGGACCGGCGACCTGGCGGTGGTGAAGCGCGTGGCGCACACCGTCGGGGGATCGCTCCGATTGTTCCACGACGCTCGTGTCGTTGCACTCGCGCACGATCTGGAGGAGCGCTGCCACGGAGGAACACCGGATCAGGTGGCTGCGGCTTGGCGCACGCTCGAGCCGGAGTTGGCGACGGTCGTTATCGAGCTCCGGGATCGGGTCGGCAACCAGGCCTAG
- a CDS encoding response regulator, which yields MACILVVDDSAADRELAGRLLAKQPWRVIHAGDGRQALARMQEDDVDLVLTDLVMPDLDGLGFVQQAKIDYPLVPVVLMTARGSEEIAVRALEAGASSYVPKKALIRDLVEVVQRILDASREHKSYTRLLGRLQAASFTLENDLELISSLVSYLTQVLRDSGMFGESDCHGITTALDEALTNAYYHGNLEVRSEIREHDARAYRALAEQRRQSAPYRDRRIRVNANLSADAVRFVIADDGGGFDVGAVPDPTAPENLARPSGRGIFLMKTFLDEVSYNHTGNEVTLLKRRQESVATARD from the coding sequence GTGGCGTGCATTCTGGTGGTGGACGACTCGGCCGCTGACCGCGAGCTGGCGGGGCGTCTGCTGGCGAAACAGCCGTGGCGCGTGATCCATGCCGGGGACGGCCGGCAGGCCCTGGCCCGGATGCAGGAAGACGACGTGGACCTGGTGCTCACCGACCTGGTCATGCCGGATCTGGACGGCCTGGGGTTCGTTCAGCAGGCGAAGATCGACTACCCGCTGGTCCCAGTGGTGCTGATGACCGCGCGCGGCAGCGAAGAGATCGCCGTGCGGGCCCTCGAGGCGGGCGCCTCCAGCTACGTCCCGAAGAAAGCGCTGATACGCGACCTCGTCGAGGTCGTGCAACGCATCCTCGACGCCTCGCGGGAGCACAAGAGCTATACGCGCCTGCTCGGGCGGCTGCAGGCGGCCTCGTTCACGCTGGAGAACGACCTGGAGCTGATATCGTCGCTCGTCAGCTATCTGACGCAGGTCCTGCGGGACTCCGGCATGTTCGGCGAATCCGACTGCCACGGAATTACCACCGCGCTAGACGAGGCGCTGACGAACGCGTACTACCACGGCAACCTCGAAGTGCGGTCCGAGATACGCGAGCACGACGCGCGGGCCTACCGCGCGCTCGCCGAGCAGCGCCGGCAGAGCGCCCCGTACCGCGACCGCCGGATTCGCGTGAATGCAAACCTCTCCGCGGACGCGGTTCGCTTCGTCATCGCGGACGACGGCGGCGGATTCGACGTCGGCGCGGTCCCCGATCCCACCGCGCCGGAAAACCTGGCGCGGCCGAGCGGGCGCGGCATCTTCCTGATGAAGACCTTCCTCGACGAGGTGAGCTACAACCACACCGGCAACGAGGTGACGCTGTTGAAGCGGCGCCAGGAGTCCGTGGCGACGGCCCGCGACTGA
- a CDS encoding SpoIIE family protein phosphatase, with protein sequence MPSRTESRPVRVLLVEDEPNDLARVNGVLDQAAASFAVRAVPEVRAAATELGARSYDLVLLGLARAEIGDGDGFEAIRRLGKTAPVIVLSRLDDEDIAVKAVQRGAQDYLVKDRLTVDLLVRSIRYARERHRLLAEQNRRLEHELKIAAFVQQSFLPGRVPEVPGHDIGAHLHSSGQVGGDFYDFIDLPPDRVAIAVGDASGKGIPGAILMAETQGVLRAEAASCATPIELVRTLNRALLHDQDQDRFVTLFYGVLAFPTGRFTFVNAGHPRALLLDGATESTLVSTGPPLRLFADAAWEEKTVTLHAGARLVIYSDGVTEAQDDADRFFDLEGVRAVMTGGPDRPAVELARDLCHAAEEFERESPDPGDDKTVVVIRSR encoded by the coding sequence TTGCCGAGTCGAACCGAATCGCGGCCCGTGCGCGTGCTGCTCGTCGAGGACGAGCCGAACGACCTCGCCCGCGTCAACGGCGTTCTGGACCAGGCTGCCGCCTCGTTCGCCGTCAGGGCGGTGCCCGAAGTACGAGCCGCGGCGACCGAGCTCGGCGCGCGTTCGTACGATCTGGTCCTGCTGGGGCTGGCGCGCGCGGAGATCGGGGACGGTGACGGCTTCGAGGCGATCCGGCGGCTGGGAAAGACCGCGCCCGTCATCGTGCTCAGTCGTCTCGACGACGAAGACATCGCCGTCAAGGCGGTGCAGCGCGGCGCGCAGGACTACCTCGTCAAGGATCGCTTGACGGTCGACCTGCTGGTTCGGAGCATCCGGTACGCCCGCGAGCGGCATCGCCTGCTCGCGGAGCAGAACCGGCGGCTCGAGCACGAGCTCAAGATCGCCGCGTTCGTGCAGCAGTCCTTCCTTCCGGGACGCGTGCCGGAAGTGCCCGGGCACGACATCGGCGCGCACCTGCACAGCAGCGGGCAGGTGGGCGGCGATTTCTACGACTTCATCGATCTGCCGCCCGATCGCGTGGCGATCGCGGTCGGCGATGCATCCGGCAAGGGTATTCCGGGCGCAATCCTCATGGCGGAGACGCAGGGCGTCCTGCGGGCGGAGGCCGCGTCGTGCGCGACTCCGATCGAGCTCGTGCGCACGCTCAACCGGGCCCTGCTGCACGACCAGGACCAGGACCGGTTCGTCACGCTCTTCTACGGCGTGCTGGCCTTTCCGACCGGGCGGTTCACGTTCGTGAACGCCGGGCATCCCCGGGCCCTGCTGCTGGATGGCGCGACCGAATCGACCCTGGTGTCGACCGGGCCTCCCCTCAGGCTCTTCGCCGACGCCGCCTGGGAAGAGAAGACGGTGACGCTCCACGCCGGAGCGCGGCTCGTGATCTACAGCGACGGCGTGACCGAGGCGCAGGACGACGCGGACCGGTTCTTCGATCTGGAGGGCGTCCGGGCGGTGATGACCGGGGGCCCGGACCGTCCGGCCGTCGAGCTGGCGCGGGACCTGTGTCACGCCGCCGAGGAGTTCGAGCGCGAAAGCCCGGACCCCGGCGACGACAAGACGGTCGTCGTCATCCGTTCGCGGTGA
- a CDS encoding STAS domain-containing protein: protein MQRGVSMALRIGQRDVGSATILDLTGKLAGEASETLADRIDDLVDTGRTRLILNLRGVAFIDSAALGTLLSKRAAVKNAGGQLRLLNLTERVWDLMVTTKLELVFETFSSEADALEGFAPR, encoded by the coding sequence ATGCAGCGGGGGGTGTCGATGGCGCTGCGGATCGGCCAGCGGGACGTCGGTTCCGCAACGATTCTCGATCTCACCGGAAAGCTGGCCGGCGAGGCGAGCGAGACGCTCGCGGATCGCATCGACGATCTTGTCGACACCGGACGCACCAGGCTGATCCTGAATCTCCGTGGCGTGGCGTTCATCGACAGCGCGGCCCTCGGCACGCTGCTGTCGAAACGCGCGGCGGTCAAGAACGCCGGGGGACAGCTCCGGCTCCTGAATCTGACCGAGCGGGTCTGGGACCTGATGGTGACGACCAAGCTCGAGCTGGTGTTCGAGACGTTCAGCTCGGAGGCGGACGCCCTGGAGGGCTTCGCGCCGCGTTGA
- a CDS encoding DUF349 domain-containing protein — protein MKLLERLRAQPAWQSDDPAVRVGAVRDLPEDARDVLLEIARGDPDPGVRRAAVERMPDLATLVAFLRDAGEAGDASDDARVEAIAAVRDTLIEAADAAAAVAALDVLVDERDLAAVARAAELEAVARAALERLSGDKMLAAVARRAGRAEIALDAVARLKDRDELLSVAVKADDKAAALAACERLVDGGGLDDAALETMSRQARHKGVARRARAVLAARSEDRASDVAAVPGVDLCAALETRAAAVTSLEEGRKALDDAVQRWAGVDGPIEPAVAERFAAARRALEDRLLALDATAVEAQRAAAERTAAESSRAALCERVEALEGDAALDGLRQARAEWEALAVDPDASGEARAVIESLGARFERAAAACEARHAALQRRHERLRKLDALAAEIEQIVTGEDESERRVRWRALDAAWRREIAAVTGDGAPPDPETTVALAELTRRKAAADARHRDLEVGLKASRDKERQRNLARVGKLADGVEAAITNEKLTLAEAERQLRVVRQALEKLPPLPSRRDHDQLTRRLKEGAGTLLGKVRELRDFADWQRWANLGVQEELCQALEALASPPEGAPEPTDAEVVRRFTELMKRWREAADVPQDKGQALWERFKKAHDAVYPRCEPFFAAQRQEREQSLARYTALVEEAERLSESTDWLKTAQRLTALQAEWKTLGPVPRREQQALWGRLRQACSRFFTRRKADLAGRKQEWSANYEKKEALCVRVEALLEAEDLKAAIEEVKQVQREWKTIGPVRRNRSDAIWHRFRQACDGVFDRLNEGARRAAADRIAVREALCAELEALAPPPAAAVAEPESGSTGGDKRASAEGGVVENAGTAESAAVETTESSGEAAAESSGEVAAESSGAAAAEPAGAAPTEPSGEAAAESSGAAAAEPSGEAPAQGAGAETAVAPAAEAVPAAPEDLVRTVREIQEKWRRAPEVPPDVKRKLAARFGRAISRVVETHAEQFRGTDYDPAQRLKQFERLCKRVEALVSTQSRGDADVSPAELLARKWRTQLAANTMGVRVDEEAKRRAAREDVKRLQAERRRLGTLTGSEADALQARFQRACDRVFRENPA, from the coding sequence ATGAAGCTGCTCGAACGACTGCGCGCTCAACCGGCTTGGCAGAGTGACGATCCCGCGGTGCGGGTCGGCGCCGTGCGCGATCTCCCCGAGGACGCGCGCGACGTGCTGTTGGAGATCGCGAGGGGCGACCCCGACCCGGGAGTGCGCCGTGCGGCGGTCGAGCGAATGCCGGATCTGGCAACCCTGGTTGCCTTCCTGCGGGACGCCGGCGAGGCCGGCGATGCGAGTGACGACGCGCGCGTCGAGGCGATCGCCGCCGTGCGCGACACGCTCATCGAAGCGGCCGACGCCGCGGCTGCCGTCGCCGCGCTGGATGTGCTGGTCGACGAGCGCGATCTGGCCGCCGTCGCCCGCGCGGCGGAGCTCGAGGCGGTGGCCCGTGCCGCGCTGGAGCGCCTGTCCGGCGACAAGATGCTCGCCGCCGTCGCGCGGCGGGCGGGCCGCGCCGAAATCGCGCTGGACGCCGTCGCGCGGCTGAAGGATCGGGACGAGCTGCTCTCGGTGGCCGTCAAGGCGGACGACAAGGCGGCGGCGCTGGCGGCTTGCGAGCGGCTGGTGGACGGCGGTGGCCTCGATGACGCCGCGCTGGAGACGATGTCCCGTCAGGCCCGTCACAAGGGTGTGGCGCGGCGGGCGCGCGCGGTGCTGGCGGCGCGCTCCGAGGACCGCGCGTCCGATGTTGCGGCGGTCCCGGGCGTCGACTTGTGCGCCGCGCTCGAGACGAGGGCGGCCGCGGTCACCTCGCTGGAGGAGGGCCGCAAGGCGCTGGACGACGCCGTGCAGCGGTGGGCGGGCGTCGACGGGCCGATCGAGCCGGCGGTGGCCGAACGGTTCGCCGCCGCCCGGCGGGCGCTGGAGGACCGGTTGCTCGCGCTCGACGCCACTGCGGTCGAAGCCCAGCGCGCCGCGGCCGAGCGGACCGCGGCGGAGTCGTCGCGGGCCGCCCTGTGCGAGCGAGTGGAAGCGTTGGAGGGAGACGCCGCGCTCGATGGGTTGCGGCAGGCGCGGGCGGAGTGGGAGGCGCTGGCCGTCGATCCCGACGCGAGCGGCGAGGCGCGGGCGGTGATCGAGTCGCTCGGCGCGCGGTTCGAGAGGGCCGCGGCGGCGTGCGAGGCGCGCCACGCCGCGCTGCAGCGCCGCCATGAGAGACTGCGCAAGCTCGACGCCCTGGCGGCCGAGATCGAACAGATCGTCACCGGCGAGGACGAGTCGGAACGGCGCGTTCGGTGGCGGGCGCTCGACGCGGCGTGGCGGCGCGAGATTGCGGCGGTGACCGGCGACGGCGCACCGCCGGACCCCGAGACGACCGTGGCGTTGGCCGAGCTTACCCGGCGCAAGGCGGCAGCCGACGCCCGGCATCGCGATCTCGAGGTCGGTCTGAAGGCTTCACGCGACAAGGAGCGCCAGAGGAATCTCGCGCGCGTCGGCAAGCTGGCGGACGGCGTCGAGGCGGCGATCACGAACGAGAAGCTGACGCTCGCCGAGGCCGAGAGGCAATTGCGGGTCGTGCGCCAGGCGCTGGAGAAACTGCCGCCGCTCCCCTCGCGGCGGGATCACGACCAACTGACACGGCGGCTCAAGGAGGGCGCCGGCACGTTGCTCGGCAAGGTGCGCGAGCTGCGGGATTTCGCCGACTGGCAACGATGGGCGAATCTCGGAGTTCAGGAGGAGCTCTGCCAGGCGCTGGAGGCCCTGGCCTCACCGCCGGAAGGGGCGCCGGAGCCCACCGACGCGGAAGTCGTCCGGCGGTTCACCGAGCTGATGAAGCGCTGGCGCGAGGCGGCCGACGTGCCGCAGGACAAGGGACAGGCGCTGTGGGAACGCTTCAAGAAGGCGCACGACGCCGTCTATCCGCGTTGTGAGCCGTTCTTCGCGGCGCAGCGCCAGGAGCGGGAACAGAGCCTGGCCCGTTACACGGCGCTGGTGGAGGAGGCGGAGAGGCTCAGCGAATCGACCGACTGGCTGAAGACGGCCCAGCGTCTGACCGCCCTGCAGGCGGAGTGGAAGACGCTCGGGCCGGTGCCGCGCCGGGAACAGCAGGCGTTGTGGGGGCGGCTCCGGCAGGCATGCAGCCGTTTCTTCACCCGCCGGAAGGCCGACCTCGCCGGACGCAAGCAGGAGTGGTCCGCCAACTACGAGAAGAAGGAAGCGCTGTGCGTGCGCGTCGAGGCCTTGCTCGAGGCCGAGGACCTGAAGGCCGCGATCGAGGAGGTCAAGCAGGTCCAGCGCGAATGGAAAACGATAGGTCCGGTGCGGCGGAATCGGTCGGACGCGATCTGGCATCGGTTCCGGCAGGCGTGCGACGGCGTATTCGATCGGCTCAACGAGGGCGCGCGCCGGGCCGCGGCCGACCGTATCGCGGTGCGCGAGGCCCTCTGCGCCGAGCTGGAAGCCCTGGCGCCGCCGCCGGCTGCTGCCGTGGCCGAGCCCGAGAGCGGCTCGACCGGCGGCGACAAACGCGCATCCGCGGAGGGCGGCGTCGTCGAGAACGCCGGGACCGCGGAGTCCGCGGCCGTCGAGACCACCGAATCGTCGGGCGAGGCTGCTGCCGAATCGTCGGGCGAGGTTGCTGCCGAATCGTCGGGCGCGGCTGCTGCCGAACCGGCGGGCGCGGCTCCTACCGAACCGTCGGGCGAGGCTGCTGCCGAATCGTCGGGCGCGGCTGCTGCCGAACCGTCGGGCGAGGCTCCCGCCCAAGGGGCGGGCGCGGAGACGGCCGTCGCGCCCGCCGCGGAAGCCGTGCCTGCCGCTCCTGAAGATCTGGTCAGGACCGTTCGCGAGATCCAGGAGAAGTGGCGGCGCGCCCCCGAAGTGCCGCCCGACGTCAAGCGGAAGCTCGCGGCGCGCTTCGGCCGCGCGATATCGCGCGTCGTCGAGACGCACGCGGAGCAGTTCCGCGGCACCGACTACGATCCGGCGCAGCGTCTCAAGCAGTTCGAGCGGCTGTGCAAGCGGGTCGAGGCGCTCGTTTCCACCCAGTCGCGCGGCGACGCCGATGTGTCGCCCGCGGAGCTGTTGGCGCGCAAGTGGCGCACGCAGTTGGCCGCCAATACGATGGGAGTGCGCGTCGACGAGGAGGCGAAGCGTCGGGCCGCGCGTGAGGACGTCAAGCGGCTGCAGGCCGAGCGGCGCCGGCTCGGCACGTTGACCGGCTCCGAGGCGGACGCGCTGCAGGCGCGGTTCCAGAGGGCCTGCGACCGCGTCTTTCGCGAGAATCCGGCCTGA
- a CDS encoding peptidyl-prolyl cis-trans isomerase, translating into MSFRMLAGILGMVGVMTPGTLGASAQDNPVVVMETTQGSITIELLQDAAPVTVENFLQYANDGFFAGTVFHRVIPGFMIQGGGLTANLSEKATRPPIRNEADNGLSNARGTISMARTSVVDSATAQFFINTVDNARSLDHRGTSPRDYGYAVFGRVTAGMDVVDAISGVSTGRQGPHQNVPVEPVVINSVTVQ; encoded by the coding sequence ATGTCTTTTCGCATGCTGGCCGGCATTCTCGGAATGGTAGGTGTCATGACGCCAGGAACACTCGGCGCGTCGGCGCAGGATAACCCGGTCGTGGTCATGGAGACCACCCAAGGGAGCATTACGATCGAGCTGCTGCAGGATGCGGCACCGGTCACGGTGGAGAACTTCCTGCAGTACGCCAACGACGGGTTCTTCGCGGGCACCGTCTTCCACCGCGTGATCCCGGGGTTCATGATCCAGGGCGGCGGCCTGACGGCGAATCTCTCGGAGAAGGCCACGCGCCCGCCGATCCGGAACGAGGCCGACAACGGGCTGAGCAACGCGCGGGGCACGATCTCCATGGCGCGGACGAGCGTCGTCGACAGCGCCACCGCCCAGTTCTTCATCAACACGGTCGACAACGCGCGGAGCCTCGACCACCGGGGCACGTCTCCCCGCGACTACGGCTACGCCGTCTTCGGACGCGTGACCGCCGGCATGGACGTGGTCGACGCCATTTCCGGGGTGTCGACAGGGCGGCAGGGACCGCATCAGAACGTCCCCGTCGAGCCGGTCGTCATCAACTCCGTCACGGTCCAGTAG
- a CDS encoding peptidyl-prolyl cis-trans isomerase yields the protein MLRSLAAASAVAVLLAAPGAVHAQDPPPNPHVVIETSMGDITVELFRTRAVVSVVNFLTYVQTGFYDGTIFHRVIRNLIIQGGGLEEDHTPRVEGLRGPILNEATNRLQNRRGTIAMARLGEPNTARAQFFINVGHNDMFNHRNTTRDGFGYAVFGRVVDGMDVVDDISRVRTTRVDRMNDVPRESVVIRTIRRIDP from the coding sequence ATGCTGCGATCACTGGCCGCCGCCTCGGCCGTCGCCGTCCTGCTGGCCGCGCCCGGCGCGGTCCACGCGCAGGACCCGCCGCCCAATCCCCATGTCGTGATCGAGACGTCGATGGGCGATATCACGGTCGAGCTTTTCCGCACGCGGGCGGTGGTCTCGGTCGTCAACTTCCTGACCTACGTCCAGACCGGATTCTACGACGGCACGATCTTCCACCGGGTGATCCGCAACCTGATCATCCAGGGGGGCGGGCTCGAGGAGGACCACACCCCGCGCGTCGAGGGACTTCGAGGCCCCATCCTGAACGAGGCGACCAACCGCCTGCAGAACCGGCGCGGCACCATCGCCATGGCGCGCCTCGGCGAGCCGAACACCGCGCGGGCGCAGTTCTTCATCAACGTCGGCCACAACGACATGTTCAATCACCGCAACACGACGCGGGACGGCTTCGGCTACGCCGTCTTCGGACGGGTCGTGGACGGCATGGACGTGGTCGACGACATCTCGCGCGTCCGCACCACCCGGGTGGACCGCATGAACGACGTGCCCCGCGAGAGCGTCGTCATCCGCACGATTCGACGCATCGATCCCTGA